The Propionibacterium freudenreichii subsp. freudenreichii genome contains a region encoding:
- the hrpB gene encoding ATP-dependent helicase HrpB — MFDLDRIAAGLPVGGRLDELAAALTAPDARLVVQAPPGSGKTTVMPPLAAHHHAGRVVVTQPRRIAARAAAHRLAELSGTALGREVGFTVRGESRRSDATRVEFVTTGVLVNRVLRDPELAGVGTVILDEVHERRLDTDLAFAMVHDVADLRDDLALIAMSATLDAQRWASLLGTGTPAPVVDVPGALFPLSVEWAPPPSGVLPTYGGHLDNAFAAHLARVTAATLAQHHAADGAPASALVFVPGARDVDQLIGLLRHEPGLAGDIEVAGLYGSMAAREQDAVLRGGGRPRVIVSTAVAESSLTVPGVRIVVDAGLSREPRLDATRGVTGLVTVRESRASADQRAGRAARLGPGVAVRCFARDEWAGMSAEATAEASVSDLAGAALTLACWGSARGQGMTLPDPLPSDALDRAIATLRGLGALDARERPTALGRRLSTLPLDPRLGRALLVGAARIGPSRAGKVMAMLASDERVPDGDLMVQWRALSSGRSPAARRWRHEATRLERMAQGSGGRPGSDGRPGSASGAPLSDQAAVGLLAALARPDWIARRREPGGRAYLTASGTGVDLLRESSLVHSEWLAISELTRLDTRTGPARAAHASGSLVRAATALGEQTALDAGADLLDEQDTATWDPATGRVQTRRQRALGAIVLSSTPVRTRAAAAAGAALAALPQVGLGIDEPGLLRWSDGAVGLRNRLAFLHSVDASAWPDVSQPALVARADTWLARPLHTTGSTFDVDVTTALRTLLDWRQLAELDRAAPERLPVPTGSQVRVRYPSPESGEQKPVLAVKLQECFGMRTTPRVSGVPVLMELLSPARRPLAITDDLESFWVNVYPQVRAENRRRYAKHPWPEDPLTAPPRRGTTRSGR; from the coding sequence GTGTTTGACCTCGATCGGATAGCCGCCGGGCTGCCGGTTGGTGGGCGCCTGGACGAGCTCGCCGCGGCCCTCACGGCGCCGGATGCGCGCCTGGTGGTGCAGGCCCCTCCGGGCTCGGGCAAGACCACCGTGATGCCGCCCCTGGCCGCGCATCACCATGCCGGGCGCGTCGTGGTCACCCAACCCCGGCGCATCGCCGCCCGCGCGGCGGCCCACCGACTCGCCGAACTGTCCGGCACCGCCCTGGGCCGCGAGGTCGGCTTCACGGTGCGCGGGGAGTCACGCCGATCGGATGCCACGCGCGTCGAATTCGTGACCACCGGCGTGCTGGTCAACCGCGTATTGCGTGACCCCGAGCTCGCCGGGGTGGGCACGGTGATCCTCGACGAGGTGCACGAGCGTCGCCTGGACACCGACCTGGCGTTCGCGATGGTGCATGACGTCGCCGACCTGCGTGACGACCTGGCACTGATCGCGATGTCGGCCACCCTGGACGCGCAGCGCTGGGCGTCCCTGCTGGGCACCGGCACGCCGGCACCGGTGGTGGACGTGCCCGGGGCGCTGTTCCCGCTAAGCGTCGAATGGGCACCGCCGCCCTCCGGTGTGCTGCCCACCTATGGCGGCCACCTGGACAATGCCTTCGCCGCCCACCTGGCACGGGTCACCGCCGCGACCCTGGCGCAACACCACGCCGCCGACGGCGCGCCCGCCTCGGCCCTGGTCTTCGTGCCCGGGGCCCGCGACGTCGACCAGCTGATCGGGCTGCTGCGTCACGAGCCTGGCCTTGCGGGCGACATCGAGGTCGCCGGACTGTACGGCTCGATGGCCGCCCGCGAGCAGGACGCCGTGCTGCGTGGCGGTGGGCGGCCCCGGGTGATCGTCTCCACGGCCGTCGCCGAGTCGAGCCTGACCGTGCCGGGGGTGCGCATCGTGGTGGACGCCGGACTGTCGCGCGAGCCCCGCCTGGACGCCACGCGCGGCGTCACCGGACTGGTGACAGTGCGTGAATCGCGGGCCAGCGCCGACCAGCGGGCCGGGCGGGCGGCGCGGCTGGGGCCGGGAGTCGCGGTGCGCTGCTTCGCCCGTGACGAATGGGCCGGCATGAGTGCCGAGGCCACCGCGGAGGCGTCGGTCAGTGACCTGGCCGGCGCCGCGCTGACCCTGGCGTGTTGGGGTTCGGCGCGCGGCCAGGGCATGACGCTGCCCGATCCCCTGCCCTCCGACGCGCTGGACCGGGCCATCGCCACGCTGCGGGGGCTGGGCGCGCTGGATGCCCGCGAACGGCCCACCGCGCTGGGGCGGCGGCTGTCGACACTGCCGTTGGACCCGCGTCTGGGACGCGCCCTGCTGGTGGGGGCCGCCCGCATCGGCCCGTCCCGCGCCGGGAAGGTGATGGCGATGCTCGCCAGCGACGAGCGGGTGCCCGATGGCGACCTGATGGTGCAGTGGCGGGCGCTGTCGTCGGGACGCTCCCCCGCGGCGAGGCGCTGGCGCCACGAGGCCACCCGGCTCGAGCGGATGGCGCAAGGTTCCGGTGGACGTCCCGGCTCCGACGGGCGTCCTGGTTCCGCGTCCGGAGCGCCACTGTCAGACCAGGCGGCGGTGGGACTGTTGGCGGCGTTGGCCCGCCCTGACTGGATCGCACGACGCCGCGAGCCCGGCGGGCGTGCCTATCTCACCGCCTCGGGTACCGGCGTCGACCTGCTGCGCGAGTCGTCGCTGGTGCACTCGGAGTGGTTGGCGATCAGCGAGCTGACAAGGCTCGATACCCGCACCGGCCCGGCGCGGGCGGCCCATGCGTCGGGCAGCCTGGTGCGGGCGGCCACCGCGCTGGGGGAACAGACCGCGTTGGATGCCGGCGCCGACCTACTCGACGAGCAGGACACCGCGACGTGGGACCCGGCGACCGGCCGGGTGCAGACGCGACGTCAACGCGCCCTGGGAGCGATCGTGTTGTCGAGCACGCCCGTTCGGACGCGTGCTGCGGCGGCCGCCGGGGCGGCGCTCGCGGCGTTGCCCCAGGTGGGCCTCGGCATCGATGAGCCGGGCCTGCTGCGCTGGTCGGACGGCGCCGTGGGCCTGCGCAATCGGCTGGCGTTCCTGCACTCGGTGGACGCTTCCGCCTGGCCCGATGTGAGCCAACCTGCGCTGGTGGCACGTGCCGACACCTGGCTGGCCAGGCCCCTGCACACCACGGGCTCCACCTTCGACGTGGACGTGACCACGGCGCTGCGCACGCTGTTGGACTGGCGGCAACTCGCCGAGCTCGACCGGGCCGCCCCCGAGCGGCTGCCCGTGCCGACCGGTTCGCAGGTGCGGGTGCGCTATCCCAGCCCCGAGTCGGGCGAGCAGAAGCCCGTGCTGGCCGTGAAGCTCCAGGAATGCTTCGGCATGCGCACCACCCCGCGGGTGAGCGGGGTGCCGGTGCTGATGGAACTGCTGAGCCCCGCACGTCGTCCGCTGGCGATCACTGACGACCTCGAGTCGTTCTGGGTGAACGTCTATCCCCAGGTGCGCGCGGAGAATCGTCGCCGCTATGCCAAGCATCCCTGGCCCGAGGATCCACTCACCGCGCCTCCCCGCCGAGGCACCACCCGTTCCGGACGCTGA
- the cobA gene encoding uroporphyrinogen-III C-methyltransferase, protein MTTTLLPGTVTLVGAGPGDPELVTVAGLRAVQQAEVILYDRLAPQDLLSEASDDAELVPVGKIPRGHYVPQEEINQLLVAHAREGRKVVRLKGGDSFVFGRGGEEWQACAEAGIPVRVIPGVSSATAGPALAGIPLTHRHLVQGFTVVSGHVSPSDERSEVPWRQLAKDRLTLVILMGVAHMRDIAPELMAGGLPADTPVRVVSNASLASQESWRTTLGDAVADMDAHHVRPPALVVVGTLAGVDLSHPDHRAPSDH, encoded by the coding sequence ATGACCACCACACTGTTGCCCGGCACTGTCACCCTCGTCGGCGCCGGGCCCGGCGACCCTGAACTCGTCACCGTGGCCGGCCTGCGGGCCGTGCAGCAGGCCGAGGTGATCCTCTACGACCGGCTCGCCCCGCAGGACCTGCTGTCGGAGGCGTCCGACGACGCCGAACTCGTGCCGGTCGGCAAGATCCCGCGCGGCCACTATGTGCCCCAGGAGGAGATCAACCAACTGCTCGTCGCGCACGCCCGCGAGGGCCGCAAGGTGGTGCGCCTCAAGGGTGGCGACTCGTTCGTCTTCGGGCGTGGCGGCGAGGAATGGCAGGCCTGCGCCGAGGCCGGCATCCCGGTGCGCGTGATCCCGGGAGTCTCCTCGGCCACCGCGGGCCCGGCGCTGGCCGGCATCCCGCTGACCCATCGCCACCTGGTGCAGGGGTTCACCGTCGTGTCGGGGCATGTATCGCCCAGCGACGAGCGCTCCGAGGTGCCATGGCGCCAACTCGCCAAGGACCGGCTCACGCTGGTGATCCTGATGGGCGTGGCCCATATGCGCGACATCGCGCCGGAATTGATGGCCGGCGGGCTGCCTGCCGACACCCCCGTGCGCGTGGTGAGCAATGCGAGCCTGGCCAGCCAGGAATCGTGGCGCACCACGCTGGGCGATGCCGTGGCCGACATGGACGCGCACCACGTGCGTCCGCCCGCGCTGGTGGTGGTGGGTACCCTGGCCGGCGTCGACCTGTCGCATCCCGACCATCGCGCGCCCAGCGACCACTGA
- a CDS encoding ATP-binding cassette domain-containing protein, with protein sequence MSALLAAHDLVAGFPDRPRVLDTVNLAIGRGTRLALLGANGSGKTTLLSCLAGSLKPTGGAVERDGAPIDWGRKGLREHRRHVQMVLQDPDDQLFSADVSQDVSFGPMNLGLEPDEVHARVREALTLLGADHLAERATHQLSYGERKRVATAGAVAMRPDVLMLDEPTAGLDPLGVHQMRDALDRLTDAGTTIVMATHDVALALDWADEVAIVCDATVHQGAPEALLSDADLVARSHLDTPWPLALAAALGLSARPRNLDEAVAALAPALGEFAATHDAAASVPGSDDTTNTDEETR encoded by the coding sequence ATGAGCGCCCTGCTGGCCGCCCACGACCTCGTGGCCGGCTTCCCCGATCGTCCCCGCGTGCTCGACACGGTGAACCTCGCCATCGGCCGCGGCACCCGGCTCGCGCTGCTCGGCGCCAACGGCTCGGGCAAGACCACCCTGCTCAGCTGCCTGGCGGGCTCGCTGAAGCCCACCGGCGGTGCCGTCGAACGCGATGGCGCCCCCATCGACTGGGGACGCAAGGGACTGCGCGAGCACCGCCGCCATGTGCAGATGGTGCTGCAGGACCCCGATGACCAGCTGTTCAGCGCCGACGTCTCACAGGACGTGTCGTTCGGTCCGATGAACCTGGGGTTGGAGCCCGACGAGGTGCATGCCCGGGTGCGTGAGGCCCTCACGCTGCTGGGCGCCGACCACCTGGCCGAACGCGCCACCCACCAGCTGTCCTACGGCGAACGCAAGCGCGTCGCCACCGCCGGCGCCGTGGCGATGCGTCCCGATGTGCTCATGCTCGATGAGCCGACCGCCGGACTCGATCCGCTGGGCGTGCACCAGATGCGTGACGCGCTCGACCGGCTCACCGACGCCGGCACGACCATCGTCATGGCCACCCACGATGTGGCGCTGGCCCTCGACTGGGCCGACGAGGTCGCTATCGTCTGTGACGCGACGGTGCACCAGGGAGCTCCCGAGGCCCTGCTCTCCGACGCCGACCTGGTGGCGCGCAGCCATCTGGACACGCCCTGGCCGTTGGCACTTGCCGCCGCCCTGGGACTGTCCGCCCGTCCACGCAACCTCGACGAGGCGGTGGCCGCACTGGCTCCCGCGCTCGGCGAGTTCGCCGCCACGCACGACGCCGCCGCATCCGTGCCCGGATCCGACGACACCACCAACACCGATGAGGAAACCCGATGA
- the cbiQ gene encoding cobalt ECF transporter T component CbiQ, with protein sequence MSGLHIGALDDAAWGSPWRRRRVGEKVACSMGLVLTALLAPTWPGTLLVAVAAIALIVGAARIRPRVLLAAMSAPIVFLILGAISVLFSVGTAPADAWWHAAFLSVGPTSVAQAARLFAHGLSGTLAVMVLATTTPMVDLLTWLRRFRVPDPLLEIASLTYRLLFVLAETTANVLAAQRCRLGDNPVGRWNGLSRRWHNTAAAVGAIGLRAWDRSSRLTEGLAHRGFETSLVTLPVPRVASPRLITATVVVLAAIWSISLVVAR encoded by the coding sequence ATGAGTGGCCTCCACATCGGAGCGCTCGACGACGCCGCCTGGGGCAGCCCCTGGCGGCGTCGTCGCGTCGGGGAGAAGGTCGCCTGCTCCATGGGGCTCGTGCTCACCGCACTGCTCGCGCCCACCTGGCCGGGCACCCTGCTGGTGGCCGTGGCCGCCATCGCCCTGATCGTGGGCGCCGCCCGCATCCGGCCACGGGTGCTGCTGGCGGCCATGAGCGCACCCATCGTCTTCCTCATCCTCGGTGCGATCTCGGTGCTGTTCAGCGTGGGCACCGCACCGGCCGACGCCTGGTGGCATGCCGCCTTCCTGTCGGTGGGGCCCACCTCGGTGGCCCAGGCCGCCCGGCTGTTCGCCCACGGCCTGTCGGGCACGCTGGCGGTGATGGTGCTGGCCACCACCACCCCGATGGTCGACCTGCTCACCTGGCTGCGTCGCTTCCGGGTGCCCGACCCGCTGCTCGAGATCGCCTCGCTCACCTACCGGCTGCTGTTCGTGCTGGCCGAGACCACCGCCAATGTGCTGGCCGCGCAACGCTGCCGGCTCGGGGACAACCCGGTGGGCCGGTGGAACGGCCTGTCGCGGCGCTGGCACAACACGGCCGCTGCCGTGGGGGCCATCGGCCTGCGCGCCTGGGACCGCTCGTCGCGGCTCACCGAGGGGCTGGCCCATCGTGGCTTCGAGACCTCCTTGGTGACGCTGCCCGTGCCCCGGGTCGCCTCGCCGCGCCTGATCACCGCCACCGTCGTGGTGCTGGCCGCAATCTGGTCGATCAGCCTGGTGGTGGCCCGATGA
- a CDS encoding energy-coupling factor ABC transporter substrate-binding protein has protein sequence MSEATITNPGAGAPNPTTPASDTSGHGLFAADRKWVTPVLVVALVVIFVGSLIIGGIRTAGQDETFVGTDSAATEAAEEAGAKPWFQPLFEPAGEVESGLFAIQAAIGSGIIFYCLGRMSGKKAARKQEAAIGVTAAAADASTSPAAAISPDGSTPGPTAPGSRNA, from the coding sequence ATGTCTGAGGCAACCATCACCAACCCGGGCGCCGGCGCCCCCAACCCGACCACGCCCGCTTCGGACACCAGCGGCCACGGCCTGTTCGCCGCCGACCGCAAGTGGGTCACCCCGGTGCTCGTCGTGGCACTCGTGGTGATCTTCGTCGGCAGCCTGATCATCGGCGGCATCCGCACAGCCGGGCAGGACGAGACCTTCGTCGGCACCGACTCGGCAGCCACCGAGGCCGCCGAGGAAGCCGGTGCCAAGCCGTGGTTCCAGCCGCTGTTCGAGCCGGCCGGCGAGGTGGAATCGGGCCTGTTCGCCATCCAGGCCGCCATCGGTTCGGGCATCATCTTCTACTGCCTGGGCCGCATGTCGGGCAAGAAGGCCGCCCGCAAGCAGGAGGCCGCGATCGGCGTGACCGCGGCAGCAGCCGACGCGTCAACCTCCCCGGCCGCAGCCATCTCCCCCGACGGATCCACACCGGGACCGACGGCCCCCGGATCACGGAACGCCTGA
- a CDS encoding energy-coupling factor ABC transporter permease, which yields MHIAEGVLPPVQCAIWFAAAAPFVVHGAVQVVKQIKHHPENRLLLATAGACTFLLSSIKLPSVTGSSSHPTGTGVGAVLFKPPVMAFMGLIVLIFQALLLAHGGITTLGANTFSMAIVGPWVGYGAYVLNKKLGGPLALGIFLAMFLSDLSTYCVTSFQLAFAYPDPSSGVLGAAEKFLGIFAISQIPLSVAEGILGILLFRFLFKVAGPQLQALGVRLGNKRTANAEVPEVAHV from the coding sequence GTGCATATCGCAGAAGGCGTTCTACCACCCGTCCAATGCGCCATCTGGTTCGCAGCAGCCGCACCCTTCGTGGTGCATGGCGCCGTCCAGGTGGTCAAGCAGATCAAGCACCATCCGGAGAACCGGCTGCTGCTGGCCACGGCGGGCGCCTGCACCTTCCTCCTGAGCTCCATCAAGCTGCCCAGCGTCACCGGCTCCAGCTCGCACCCCACCGGCACCGGCGTCGGCGCGGTGTTGTTCAAGCCGCCGGTGATGGCCTTCATGGGCCTCATCGTGCTGATCTTCCAGGCCCTGCTGCTGGCCCACGGCGGCATCACCACGCTGGGTGCGAACACCTTCTCGATGGCCATCGTCGGCCCCTGGGTGGGCTACGGCGCCTATGTGCTCAACAAGAAGCTCGGCGGCCCATTGGCGCTGGGCATCTTCCTGGCCATGTTCCTGTCGGACCTGTCCACCTACTGCGTGACGAGCTTCCAGCTCGCCTTCGCCTACCCCGATCCGTCCAGCGGCGTGCTCGGCGCGGCCGAGAAGTTCCTGGGCATCTTCGCCATCTCGCAGATCCCGCTGTCGGTGGCCGAGGGCATCCTGGGCATCCTGCTGTTCCGCTTCCTGTTCAAGGTGGCCGGCCCGCAGCTGCAGGCCCTGGGCGTGCGGCTCGGCAACAAGCGCACCGCCAACGCCGAGGTTCCGGAGGTGGCACATGTCTGA
- a CDS encoding FadR/GntR family transcriptional regulator, translated as MSEEATNQPKFMSVDRELGIEIIDGVWAVGEARALEEIQERFNVSRTVAREAARQLEAMGLARPRRRLGLVAQPQENWRMLHPVLINWRLHSTQRMAQMRAVVQLRQAVEPMAAANAARIAPIPDRGRLMSLAAEMRQFSDANDEESFIDCDNEFHEVMLACSGNELFAALGELVGIVIRARVDFDAPHPARQPTIIAHEAVAEAIFKGDADGAHAAMSTLLSDACHDFSGVNISLPTPTEAPTTPRQRPAATK; from the coding sequence GTGAGCGAAGAAGCGACCAACCAACCGAAGTTCATGAGCGTCGACCGCGAGCTCGGAATCGAGATCATCGACGGCGTCTGGGCGGTGGGCGAGGCACGGGCCCTCGAGGAGATCCAGGAACGCTTCAACGTCTCGCGCACGGTGGCCAGGGAGGCGGCCCGCCAACTCGAGGCGATGGGACTGGCCCGACCACGACGCCGGCTCGGCCTGGTGGCCCAGCCCCAGGAGAACTGGCGCATGCTGCATCCGGTGCTCATCAACTGGCGCCTGCATTCGACGCAGCGGATGGCGCAGATGCGCGCGGTGGTGCAACTGCGCCAGGCCGTCGAACCGATGGCCGCGGCCAATGCCGCCCGCATCGCCCCGATTCCCGACCGGGGACGCCTGATGTCCCTGGCGGCCGAGATGCGCCAGTTCTCCGACGCCAACGACGAGGAATCGTTCATCGACTGCGACAACGAATTCCATGAGGTGATGCTGGCCTGCAGCGGCAACGAATTGTTCGCCGCCCTGGGCGAGCTGGTCGGCATCGTCATTCGGGCGCGCGTTGATTTCGACGCCCCGCATCCGGCCCGCCAGCCCACCATCATCGCCCATGAGGCGGTCGCCGAGGCCATCTTCAAGGGCGACGCGGATGGCGCGCACGCCGCCATGTCGACCCTGCTGTCCGACGCCTGCCACGACTTCTCAGGGGTCAACATCAGCCTGCCGACGCCCACCGAGGCACCCACCACGCCGCGTCAGCGCCCGGCCGCCACGAAATAG
- a CDS encoding GntP family permease: MTLHLILAALAGIATIVVLIVWLKVHPFLALMGGSAVMAVSAGVSYTDMFASFTKGVGSTFADVGLLIVMGSIIGTLLISSGGADVIVDTILDKTPVKRLPWAMALIAFVVGIPLFFEVGVVILIPVVMYAAHRAKLPVILLGIPALAGLSVLHGLVPPHPGPLIAISALNANIGMTMGLGLLIAIPVLIISGPLLGRLMAKWVPITAGDDYVQKEADAVHTDDRKPSFGISIMAVLLPVVLMLARTVAELAHIDKTTAGRFLVFLGTPLIALLITAIFAMFVFGYLLGRTRDMMNKLVGSAFGPVAGILLIVGAGGGFKQTLVDSGIAKMIGQGLADANLHPLFAAWLMAVLIRLATGSATVATITAAGIMAPMVGSLPPVEGSLMVLAIGAGSVFLSHVNDAGFWMVKEYFGMTVGQTFKTWSLMETVISVTGLACVMGVSLVVL; encoded by the coding sequence ATGACTCTCCATCTGATCCTGGCCGCACTGGCCGGCATCGCCACGATCGTGGTGCTGATCGTCTGGCTCAAGGTGCATCCCTTCCTGGCGTTGATGGGCGGCTCGGCGGTGATGGCCGTGTCCGCCGGCGTGTCGTACACCGACATGTTCGCCAGCTTCACCAAGGGCGTCGGATCCACTTTCGCCGACGTGGGCCTGTTGATCGTGATGGGTTCGATCATCGGCACCCTGCTGATCTCCTCGGGCGGCGCCGACGTGATCGTCGACACCATCCTCGACAAGACCCCGGTGAAGCGATTGCCCTGGGCCATGGCGTTGATCGCCTTCGTGGTGGGCATCCCGCTGTTCTTCGAGGTCGGCGTGGTCATCCTGATCCCCGTGGTGATGTACGCCGCCCACCGTGCCAAGCTGCCGGTAATCCTGCTGGGCATCCCCGCGCTGGCCGGCCTGTCGGTGCTGCACGGCTTGGTGCCGCCGCACCCCGGCCCGCTGATCGCGATCAGCGCGCTCAACGCCAATATCGGCATGACGATGGGCCTCGGCCTGCTGATCGCCATTCCCGTGTTGATCATCTCGGGTCCGCTGCTCGGCAGGTTGATGGCCAAGTGGGTGCCGATCACCGCCGGTGATGACTATGTGCAGAAGGAAGCCGACGCGGTACACACCGACGATCGCAAGCCGAGCTTCGGCATCTCAATCATGGCCGTGCTGCTGCCGGTGGTGCTGATGCTGGCCCGCACAGTGGCGGAGCTGGCCCACATCGACAAGACCACGGCGGGACGCTTCCTCGTCTTCCTGGGCACCCCACTGATTGCCCTGTTGATCACGGCGATCTTCGCGATGTTCGTCTTCGGCTACCTGCTGGGACGCACCCGCGACATGATGAACAAGCTCGTCGGGTCGGCATTCGGCCCTGTGGCCGGCATTCTGCTGATCGTGGGCGCCGGTGGCGGATTCAAGCAGACGTTGGTCGACTCCGGCATCGCCAAGATGATCGGCCAGGGCCTTGCCGATGCCAACCTGCACCCCCTGTTCGCGGCCTGGTTGATGGCCGTGCTGATTCGCCTGGCCACGGGCTCGGCGACCGTTGCCACGATCACCGCCGCGGGCATCATGGCGCCGATGGTTGGTTCCCTGCCGCCAGTGGAGGGCTCTTTGATGGTGCTCGCGATCGGTGCCGGCTCAGTGTTCCTCAGCCACGTCAATGATGCGGGCTTCTGGATGGTCAAGGAATACTTCGGCATGACGGTGGGGCAGACCTTCAAGACCTGGTCGTTGATGGAGACGGTGATTTCGGTGACTGGCCTCGCCTGCGTGATGGGGGTGAGCCTGGTCGTCCTGTGA
- the gnd gene encoding phosphogluconate dehydrogenase (NAD(+)-dependent, decarboxylating) gives MQLGLIGLGRMGRNMAERISRAGHDVIGYDRDPQVSQVADLPALVDALELPRVVWVMVPAGAATRAVIAELAGLLAPGDMVIDGGNSHYTDDRPNAETLGDKGIRYLDCGVSGGVWGLDNGYGLMVGGDDADVARAMPIFDALRPEGPRDEGFVHAGRIGAGHYAKMAHNGIEYGLMHAYAEGWELLEAADDLVTDVPGCFKAWTRGTVVRSWLLDLLVKALEENPGLEGVSDYTTDSGEGRWTLDEAVARAVPMPVLAASLFARFSSRQETSPSMQMVAALRGQFGGHEVHRKGE, from the coding sequence GTGCAACTTGGACTTATTGGGCTCGGACGGATGGGCCGCAACATGGCCGAGCGGATCAGCCGCGCGGGTCACGATGTGATCGGCTACGACCGCGATCCGCAGGTGTCTCAGGTGGCGGACCTCCCGGCGCTCGTCGACGCGCTTGAGCTGCCGCGGGTGGTCTGGGTGATGGTGCCGGCGGGCGCGGCCACCCGCGCGGTCATCGCGGAACTGGCCGGGCTGCTGGCGCCCGGCGACATGGTGATCGACGGTGGCAATTCGCACTACACCGATGACAGGCCGAACGCCGAAACCCTCGGCGACAAGGGCATCCGCTACCTCGACTGTGGCGTCTCGGGCGGGGTCTGGGGGCTGGACAACGGCTATGGCCTGATGGTGGGCGGCGATGACGCCGACGTGGCCCGTGCCATGCCGATTTTCGATGCGCTGCGTCCCGAGGGGCCCCGCGATGAGGGCTTCGTGCATGCGGGGCGCATCGGCGCCGGCCACTACGCGAAGATGGCCCACAATGGCATCGAGTACGGGCTGATGCACGCCTATGCCGAGGGCTGGGAGCTGCTGGAGGCGGCCGACGACCTGGTGACCGATGTGCCGGGCTGCTTCAAGGCCTGGACCCGCGGCACCGTGGTGCGCTCCTGGCTGCTTGACCTGCTGGTCAAGGCGCTGGAGGAGAACCCGGGGCTCGAGGGCGTCAGCGATTACACCACCGACTCGGGTGAGGGTCGCTGGACGCTGGATGAGGCGGTGGCCCGGGCCGTGCCGATGCCGGTGTTGGCCGCCTCGCTGTTCGCGCGGTTCTCGTCGCGGCAGGAAACGAGCCCGAGCATGCAGATGGTGGCCGCGCTGCGTGGCCAGTTCGGGGGACACGAGGTGCACCGCAAGGGCGAGTGA